The DNA window GATCCATTGTCTGTGGGATCATGTCCTTTGGTCTTATATTGGAATGTAGttgttttaaaagcttttaGAGCCTCTTTTAAATCTCAACATACTTTATACTTGTTATTAACAGTGAGTCAGAtccattttttacttttacataaCAACTTACCAATTTCGCTTCTCTTAAGTGAGTGTCTTACAACTAAAACGGTAATGTATAAATGTAACACAGCCAAGACTTGGTGAAAGAGGTCAAAAAAGCTGGAACAGAGCTGCCAGGTGTAGACAGCATATGACTGGCAACTGTTTCCCACACCTCCCAGCGACTAAATTAGCTCCAGTCCTCCTCACTGGGACTGAATTAGACTCCGCTATCTGACTGACACCCATCCTCTGACCTACTGCAAATGGTGCTGGCTACCATTAGGCCAATAAAGTTGCTCCCAACTCACATACATGCTCTTATTCACAGTTTATAAAGCTGTGAGTGATCTAAACTGGTTTTCCTTCTTGCTACTGAATAGTTGGTGTATTACACCCTTTATAAGAGCTGAAAACCTTGAACGTGACTTGACAATGTGGTCTTAATTTCATCATTCCTTCACTATAACAaattcctctctctgtcccttggATAATCTTGCTCTTCAGGAGGGAGATGACACAATCCTAGTGCGGGTGGTTCCAGCGAAGTCTTCACGACATCCGGGCAGGATCAAGGTGAACTTTGAGGACATGGAGaagggcagagaggaggacctgaagaagaaggcagaggaggagaaaaagagacgCTACGACGAAAACAGACACTCCTTCAGGGAAGCCAAGCGACGCTCTGTTGTTGAACAGGTAAGGAACAAagataaaaaagtaatttttttaacATCCAGATGCTGTGATTTAAACCGGCCTTCCTCTTTGCTGACgtcaggatgaagaggagaagccctctgagaagctgcaggtgaCTCCTGGGAAGCTGAAGATGGGAtttgaggagctggagaaggagagacaggaCCATAGGAGGAagcaggcagaggaggaagccAAACGCCGCTTGGTCGACGAGAAGAAGGCGTTTGACGAGGCCAGATTGGGAATGGTAAAAAACAACCTTTAGTTGGACAGTTGAAATTTGGAAAGTTGAAATAATGCTCTCTTGCATGATTATCCCCTTTCCCTCTATACTGacacaaatataattttcatcccGAGTGATCAGTAGCAGTATCTTTGGATTTATTTTACACCTCATAATTCTCCACAAATACTTTTATTGTGTACTCAATTTGTGAATGTTTGAACTTTTGTTGAGTTGTCTCTTGCTGTTTGCATGTCTGGTTAtcaggaggaaggtgagggCGATGATCAGCCCTCTCaggaagacaaggaggaggTCCGACCTGGAAGACTGAGGCTGAGCtttgaggagctggagaggcaAAGGGTTGAAGAAGTGCGcaagaaagcagaggaggaggccaagagacgaatggaggaggagaggagagcttTTGCTGAAGCCAGAAAGAGCATGGTCAGTATGCCTCACAGAGATCCCTGCAAAACACAATGTGAAAGGTGAAGTGAAGGAAGACAAGCTCCCAAAGATTAGAAAGATTAGAGAGTTACATGATGCTTTCTGGCAGGCTTGTTATCCTAGCTTAGAACAATCACTGGAAAGCGGGGGGGCACAGCTAGCCTGTCAAACGATCTACACCTAGCAGCaactttaaatgtcattatttGTTAAACCCACAGAAAAATAGTTGTGTAAATtaaatctttacattttatgAGCTATTATTGCCCAGGTTACTTCTGGTCTGGGAGCAGTATTATCCTGTCATCTACATTGGTGGTCTAAAAGCTGCAGGGCCAAGAAACAGTCAACAACCAATTGTGGCTGTTAACCTTTGTTTTTTGTACCAATTTAAGAAATAAGACATAACATGTTAATTAAGATGCTTTCAGTCATGCGCTGAACTCTTTCTTGAAtttctctggaggggctgtatgtgagaacgcaaatgtccgagtcagttgctttggacattttctggaatttTTCCTGCCAGTCCCCTGGCTGTCAGAGTGTCAGTGTCAGCCCATGTGACAAAAATCACAGCAAGTGAGTTGGGTGTTGATGgcgtttctaacacacaacagacaaaaaaaaaagaaggtttgCTGTTTCTAGCATTTGAGCACAGTTACGCAAATCAACTGTAGTTTCATATTTTCCAAACACCTCTCCCCCACTATTACGaatgaatgtgttgtttaaatgtTGAACAATGCCTCAGCTTTTACTTTAACTAGATGGAGCATCATTCTGAGAAATTACACAAAATCAACAGTCGTCAAAGCTCACCTTGTTGTGTTTTGACTCAGCTGGTAGATGAGGACGATGATGGGCTGATGGCCTTGTTGAACATGGAGGGCAGTGAACCTGGGAAGATATGCGCCAGTTTCGAGGATCTGGAGcgacagagaagagaagaggagcagaagaaagcagaggaggaggccaagaggaggctggaggaggagaagaagctctTCGCTGAGGCCCGCAAGAGTATGGTACGTGCACATGACTCAGTGAAGAACTGTACTGTGCAGGTATATGTGGCTGATCACTAACACTAATAAATGCATCACTTTTGATGatatatttttcaatttcaaacatATATTATtccctgaagaagaaaaaagaaaaaataattgttCATATATCTTATAAGACTGGTTTTAATAATGCATTTAATCTTAATACATGGACATGAAGGTCTCCAGATGATGATGAGGTTTTTTTGGgatgtgtgttgaatgtgtgcAAACGTACAGAAATACCAATGGCAGcttcttgatttttttcttgttttatgaCCTTAGTCAATTGTGGGTAAGTACttgttttgctctgttttaAACTGAAACCAGATTTAGACGGTGATACAACATGGCCATAATCCTGGAATCAGTAATTTAACAATATCTGCCTttgtgtgtactttgtgtgtaTAGGTGGTAGATGAGGAAGAAGGGATAGTGAAGAGCGATTCTCAGGAGGCGCTGTACCCCAGAAAACTGGAGATGAACTTTGAGGAGCTGctcaaagaaaaggaggaagctGAGAGAAGACGTAAGGCGGAGGAGCGCAAGCAGAAGatggagcaggagaagcaggaattTGAGCAGCTCCGACAAGAGATGGGCGAGGTCAGTGTGGAACTGttgaaaataaatgtggagCATATCGATCAAtattgatcaatcaatcaaaactATCAACTCTTTGTCCACTAATTATGCCAGATAAAAAGTGTATTTGTTTCTCGTGACTTTTTGTGTATCACCAACATGCAAAACTCAACAACTTTTACAAAGTAATTTTTTCCTAGCACCTTTTTCATTTGATTCATATATATACTTAACCCCGTACAAATTAACCTGGCTTGTATTCCACAGGACGTAGTAAATGAAAGCTCAAACGTTGTGAGCAAAGAGTATGAAGAGCTCACGAAGCTCAAGAGGACTGGCTCCATCCAGGCCAAAAACCTCAAGTCCAAGTTTGAGAAGATCAAGCAGCTGAGTGAAGAGGACATTCAGAAGAAGATCGACATGGAGAGAGCACGGAGGAAGGCGGTCGATGATGaaattaaagagagagaaaccggGAGGTTCCAAGGCGTAAGATGAAATTCATGAAATGTTTCTTGAAAGATATTAGGGTTTTCTTCAGAGAGTCCGGTCTCACTCTTTTTATTGAGACGTGGCACCATTGAAGGATTATCTCATTGTCACATACTGAAGttgctgtatttttttcaggaggatgagggaggagagacgACTGCGGCGAGGGCCGACGAGTCACCATTCAAACAGAAGGTGGACATGCGAGCCCGATTTGAACAAATGGCCAAAGccagagaggacgaggagaagaagaggatagaggagcagaagctgcagaggatGCA is part of the Limanda limanda chromosome 9, fLimLim1.1, whole genome shotgun sequence genome and encodes:
- the nexn gene encoding nexilin → MTEVAQVAAAVAHDMDDVTKENALSMSDAEYKEDEVTHEEDEEDEDEEEDVAVDEGDDVEKKSEETSQEEDKKACHTNDEEGTETDKPHVNGLEHKEKDTDDKTNGEATDDEEKEDAQSDTNEDRNMSELALKKEKLLRSRKPVARTYMPKLNKDKGDVTSKYEAMQKAREDRSRLRSRDEQQKRKDQFVKEREWSRRKQQIKELLASSDEEEEVKPAKVEKSYVPKITGSVKGKFAVMEKQRQEEERKRAEGERKKRETQDNMEKAKIKKDLAKKAAEEGDDTILVRVVPAKSSRHPGRIKVNFEDMEKGREEDLKKKAEEEKKRRYDENRHSFREAKRRSVVEQDEEEKPSEKLQVTPGKLKMGFEELEKERQDHRRKQAEEEAKRRLVDEKKAFDEARLGMEEGEGDDQPSQEDKEEVRPGRLRLSFEELERQRVEEVRKKAEEEAKRRMEEERRAFAEARKSMLVDEDDDGLMALLNMEGSEPGKICASFEDLERQRREEEQKKAEEEAKRRLEEEKKLFAEARKSMVRAHDSVKNCTVQVYVVDEEEGIVKSDSQEALYPRKLEMNFEELLKEKEEAERRRKAEERKQKMEQEKQEFEQLRQEMGEDVVNESSNVVSKEYEELTKLKRTGSIQAKNLKSKFEKIKQLSEEDIQKKIDMERARRKAVDDEIKERETGRFQGEDEGGETTAARADESPFKQKVDMRARFEQMAKAREDEEKKRIEEQKLQRMQFEQQEIDAALQKKKEDDGEDESSIINGSAAYEDEEDHARSGAPWFKKPLKNQSVVDSEPVRFTVKITGEPKPEVTWWFEGEMLQDCEDYQYIERGETSCLYLPETYPEDEGEYMCKAVNSRGTAASTCILTIESKTTLV